From a region of the Chondrinema litorale genome:
- a CDS encoding glycoside hydrolase family 43 protein — translation MRKLRLNSLLPLMLIIWVSCAQKKQENEAITENTQEVKTTQTDSISPIITDIYTADPSAHVFDGKLYLYPSHDYESGIPEDDLGSHFNMKDYHVFSMDKVGGEITDHGLALSVEDVPWAARQMWAPDATEKDGTYYLYFPAKDENDIFKIGVATSKNPGGPFKAEPTPITGSFSIDPAVFADNDGNYYMYFGGIWGGQLQRWQTGTYQKEDTYPADDQPALSAKVVKLSDDMLSFAEEPKDVQLIDENGSPILTGDNNRRFFEAAWVHYYNGKYYFSYSTGDTHYIAYATGDSPYGPFTYQGVILKPVLGWTNHHSIVEHQGQWYLFFHDSSLSGGKTHLRSVKVVPLEYDSDGKIKTIDAMVQVN, via the coding sequence ATGCGAAAATTAAGACTAAATTCACTTCTACCGCTCATGCTTATTATTTGGGTTTCTTGTGCTCAAAAAAAACAAGAAAATGAAGCAATTACTGAGAATACTCAAGAAGTAAAAACAACACAAACAGATTCAATATCTCCAATAATTACCGATATATATACTGCCGATCCTTCAGCACATGTATTTGATGGAAAGTTATACCTTTATCCCTCACATGATTATGAATCTGGCATTCCTGAAGATGATCTTGGGAGCCATTTTAATATGAAAGATTACCATGTTTTTTCGATGGATAAAGTTGGTGGAGAAATTACCGATCATGGTCTTGCGCTTTCAGTTGAAGATGTTCCTTGGGCAGCACGACAAATGTGGGCACCAGATGCCACAGAAAAAGATGGCACCTATTACCTCTATTTCCCTGCAAAAGATGAAAACGACATTTTTAAAATAGGTGTAGCCACATCAAAAAATCCTGGAGGACCATTTAAAGCAGAGCCAACACCAATTACGGGAAGTTTCAGTATCGATCCGGCTGTATTTGCAGATAATGATGGAAACTATTATATGTACTTTGGCGGAATATGGGGTGGGCAACTACAACGTTGGCAAACTGGCACCTATCAAAAAGAAGATACCTATCCTGCTGATGATCAACCTGCTTTATCAGCTAAAGTCGTAAAACTCTCTGATGATATGCTTTCATTTGCAGAAGAGCCAAAAGATGTACAACTAATAGATGAAAATGGATCTCCTATTTTAACAGGTGACAATAACCGTCGATTTTTTGAGGCAGCATGGGTACACTATTATAATGGTAAATATTATTTTTCTTATTCTACCGGCGATACCCACTACATTGCCTATGCTACTGGAGATAGCCCTTATGGTCCATTTACTTATCAAGGAGTAATTTTAAAACCTGTGCTAGGTTGGACCAATCACCACTCTATAGTTGAACATCAGGGACAATGGTATTTATTCTTTCATGATAGCTCATTATCAGGAGGGAAAACACATTTAAGAAGTGTAAAAGTTGTGCCTTTGGAGTATGATTCCGATGGCAAGATTAAAACCATAGATGCAATGGTACAAGTTAATTGA
- a CDS encoding RagB/SusD family nutrient uptake outer membrane protein: MNRYIKYLISIAFFMSLSVGCSDDFLDEEVLDAYAPETLTDQLGFEAAAIGLHNHFSTLLTTTDDQTLLAMFQLGTDIVWAPSGRSNGNARPYFDYSTLTSTDEAARKLWTYLFKMINNANVLISNAESGEATGMTDEELNAYNAEAKFFRAYAYNMFATLYGGVPVVTEPLTAPKTDFVRNSVTEVNSLVESDLLYAITNLPNINEVTYEARVNQSMARQLLAEYYLRTDEAAKAEEQCDAIINSGNFSLVTERYGVNSSEEGDAFSDMFLFGNQRRSEGNTEAIWVMEQENPTDVTGGSSGNPQQRRIWGAAYHDVTGMVPIDTLGGRGLGRIRLNDWVLYDLYENGDMRNSQFSIHRQHYFNNPDTKYDAIRGVAIPYGEDAEFDLGNGESVKIFASDTIYKLTPYTLKWGHFDSRDTFGYGMWKDFILMRLGETYLLRAEARFKQGNASGAASDINMLRERANASTVDASDITLEFILDERARELLAEENRRMTLIRTGTLIERATTLNGTTTRADGNIETTNGLDEHNLLLPIPQTEINLNKDAVLEQNPGYN, translated from the coding sequence ATGAATAGATATATAAAATATTTAATAAGCATTGCTTTCTTTATGTCACTATCTGTTGGATGCAGTGATGACTTTTTAGATGAAGAAGTACTAGATGCCTACGCACCAGAAACTCTTACAGACCAACTTGGTTTTGAAGCAGCCGCAATAGGTTTACACAACCACTTTAGTACATTATTAACTACCACAGACGACCAAACTTTACTGGCCATGTTTCAATTGGGAACCGATATTGTTTGGGCCCCTTCAGGCAGATCAAATGGTAATGCTCGTCCCTATTTCGATTATTCTACACTTACTTCTACAGATGAGGCAGCTCGTAAACTTTGGACTTACTTGTTTAAAATGATAAACAATGCCAATGTGTTAATTTCAAATGCAGAAAGTGGAGAAGCTACTGGAATGACAGACGAAGAATTAAATGCTTATAATGCTGAAGCAAAATTTTTTAGAGCTTACGCTTATAACATGTTTGCTACTCTTTATGGTGGAGTGCCAGTAGTTACAGAGCCTTTAACTGCTCCTAAAACAGATTTTGTTAGAAACTCCGTAACCGAAGTAAACTCTTTAGTAGAATCAGATCTTCTATATGCAATAACTAACTTGCCAAATATAAATGAAGTAACATATGAAGCAAGGGTAAATCAATCAATGGCTCGCCAATTACTTGCTGAATATTATTTAAGAACAGACGAAGCAGCTAAAGCAGAAGAGCAATGTGATGCTATTATCAACAGTGGAAACTTTAGTCTTGTAACCGAACGCTATGGCGTAAACAGTAGCGAAGAAGGTGATGCCTTTTCTGATATGTTTTTATTTGGTAACCAACGTCGATCAGAAGGAAACACAGAAGCAATTTGGGTTATGGAACAAGAAAATCCTACTGATGTAACTGGTGGTAGTAGTGGTAATCCTCAACAAAGAAGAATTTGGGGTGCTGCTTATCACGATGTTACAGGTATGGTTCCTATCGATACTTTGGGTGGTCGTGGTTTAGGAAGAATTAGATTAAACGATTGGGTTTTATATGATTTATATGAAAATGGAGATATGAGAAACTCTCAGTTCAGCATCCACCGTCAGCATTATTTCAATAATCCAGACACAAAGTATGATGCAATTAGAGGAGTAGCTATACCTTATGGAGAAGATGCTGAGTTTGATTTAGGTAATGGAGAAAGCGTTAAAATATTTGCCTCTGACACAATCTATAAACTTACTCCTTACACACTTAAATGGGGACATTTTGATAGTAGAGATACTTTTGGTTATGGTATGTGGAAAGATTTTATTTTAATGAGATTAGGAGAAACATATCTTTTGAGAGCTGAAGCCCGATTTAAACAAGGGAATGCAAGTGGAGCTGCAAGTGATATTAATATGCTAAGAGAAAGAGCAAATGCTTCTACTGTAGATGCTAGTGATATTACACTAGAATTTATTTTAGACGAAAGAGCCAGAGAGCTTTTAGCAGAAGAAAACCGTCGTATGACTTTAATTCGTACCGGAACTCTTATAGAAAGAGCTACTACATTAAATGGAACTACAACTCGTGCAGATGGCAATATTGAAACTACCAATGGCTTAGATGAGCACAATTTATTATTGCCAATTCCGCAAACAGAAATTAATCTTAATAAAGATGCAGTTCTGGAACAAAACCCAGGATACAACTAA
- a CDS encoding SusC/RagA family TonB-linked outer membrane protein, whose translation MKLKIIRQVYMMSKFALYGIFLQSIFASMLLAEEGRSQNIGLDKIYITLDCNDKALKDVFKNIETQTEFSFLYHDKSISKKRISTRFDNSSLMEILQEISKNEDLKFKRINGNIFVSEKENQEQAVRDIVELENFQNLIKGSVKSADDNQPLPGVSILIKGTTTGTTSDFDGNYSLNASDGATLQFSYIGFVTQEVEVTTQSVIDISLQPDLEQLEEVVVVGYGTQKRSDVTGSVSSVPKDRLTNLPVTNLMHAIQGTTAGLNITQNSSVPGSESTIQVRGVNSINANTSPFIVLDGIPFFGTTNDINPNDIKSIEILKDASAVAIYGTRGANGVILITTKRGADSDGKPKINYSGYGGVESIAHKLTPMSPDAYVQKYADYMEANSLAQTAILPNASEVENYNDGVTTDWLDETTQTGVLQEHNLNISGGTENIQYYVSLGRLDQKGVVKGYQFQRTNIRTNIDAKVNKYLKVGTSVFFTDNNYDGGRVNFLEATAMSPYSVPYDENGEYIIYPMEPEQLFKNPLLGLTTERVDRKKNLTGSGYAEFTPGFIDGLKYRLNGSYIYNINRYATYTGRAANDQSGTAYVSNSETANWVIENILTYNKDIEKHHFDVTALYSAQKVDYIFTDAQSKNFTNDALLYYNMSAGNTHSNNSSGNSYSLLSQMGRINYSYDSRYLFTFTARRDGYSAFGANTSKYGLFPSMALGWNISNENFMNNVPIVDNLKLRLSIGQSGNQAIGVNQTASIASTVQQPFGGSALTGVLYNTLGNADLNWETTTSANLALDFGLIQSRISGTVEVYKTKTKDILLERSLPTITGYDDVWANLGEMQNVGFELTLKTVNIEKPDFEWQTSLNFSTYKNKLLDLYGDGQDDLGNAWFIGQPLRIIYDYEKTGIWQEGEDIASSDPVAQAGDLKFKDQDGDGQITADDKVVIGQRDPKWIGGLTNTFRYKNFHLSVFLQVSHGGLRSNRDLTYADEAWRRNLPEDYGYWTPENQDNYWPSLAAYKNYRGYQFAEDYSYVRIKDVRLSYVFPSTALEKMGIGGLTVYAAGRNLYTFTDWFGWDPEMSYSSRGSDGWTNNYPLVRTFSLGLNLSL comes from the coding sequence ATGAAATTGAAAATTATACGTCAAGTTTACATGATGTCAAAGTTTGCATTATATGGCATTTTTCTACAAAGTATATTCGCAAGTATGCTTTTGGCAGAAGAAGGCAGAAGCCAAAATATTGGTCTAGATAAAATCTACATTACACTTGATTGTAATGATAAAGCATTAAAAGATGTTTTTAAAAACATAGAAACTCAAACCGAGTTCAGCTTTTTATACCATGATAAAAGTATTTCTAAAAAGCGAATTTCAACACGTTTTGATAATAGCTCCTTAATGGAGATTCTTCAAGAAATCTCTAAAAATGAAGACCTAAAGTTTAAAAGAATTAATGGGAACATTTTTGTATCTGAAAAGGAGAATCAGGAACAAGCAGTAAGAGATATTGTTGAGCTTGAAAACTTTCAGAACCTTATTAAAGGTTCTGTTAAATCTGCTGATGATAACCAACCTTTGCCGGGTGTTTCCATCCTTATAAAAGGAACAACTACGGGTACTACTAGTGATTTTGATGGAAATTATTCTTTAAATGCTTCAGATGGAGCAACCCTTCAGTTTAGTTACATTGGCTTTGTAACACAAGAGGTTGAAGTAACCACACAAAGTGTAATAGATATTAGTCTTCAACCAGACCTAGAACAGTTAGAGGAAGTTGTTGTAGTTGGTTATGGTACTCAAAAAAGATCGGATGTAACAGGTTCTGTATCTTCAGTACCAAAAGACAGATTAACCAATTTGCCAGTAACCAACTTGATGCATGCCATACAAGGTACAACCGCAGGTTTAAATATTACTCAAAATTCTTCGGTACCGGGTAGTGAGTCAACCATACAGGTAAGGGGTGTAAATTCTATTAATGCGAATACAAGTCCTTTTATAGTTTTAGATGGAATCCCATTTTTTGGAACTACAAATGATATTAATCCTAATGACATTAAGTCTATCGAGATATTAAAAGATGCATCGGCAGTAGCGATTTATGGTACTAGAGGGGCAAATGGTGTTATCTTGATTACCACTAAAAGAGGTGCAGACTCTGATGGTAAACCAAAAATTAACTATAGTGGCTATGGTGGTGTAGAAAGTATCGCCCATAAACTTACTCCAATGAGTCCAGATGCATATGTACAGAAATATGCCGACTACATGGAAGCTAACAGTCTTGCACAAACAGCTATTTTACCAAATGCCTCTGAAGTTGAAAACTACAACGATGGGGTAACTACAGACTGGCTAGACGAAACCACACAAACAGGTGTTTTGCAAGAACACAACCTTAACATCTCAGGTGGTACCGAAAACATACAGTACTATGTATCATTGGGTAGACTTGACCAAAAAGGTGTGGTAAAAGGTTACCAATTTCAAAGAACAAACATTCGTACAAATATTGATGCAAAAGTGAATAAATATCTGAAAGTAGGTACTTCAGTATTTTTTACAGATAATAACTACGATGGTGGTAGAGTAAACTTTTTAGAGGCTACAGCAATGAGTCCTTATTCTGTTCCTTATGATGAAAATGGTGAATATATTATTTACCCAATGGAGCCAGAACAGTTATTTAAAAATCCATTATTAGGTCTTACTACCGAAAGAGTAGATAGAAAAAAGAACCTTACAGGAAGCGGATATGCTGAATTTACTCCTGGCTTTATAGATGGATTAAAATACAGACTAAACGGGTCATACATCTATAATATTAATAGATATGCAACTTACACAGGTAGAGCCGCTAACGACCAAAGTGGTACTGCTTATGTTTCTAACTCTGAAACAGCTAACTGGGTAATTGAGAATATCTTAACTTACAACAAAGATATTGAGAAACACCATTTTGATGTAACGGCCTTGTATAGCGCTCAGAAAGTAGATTACATCTTTACTGATGCTCAATCTAAGAATTTCACTAATGATGCTTTACTGTATTACAACATGAGTGCTGGTAATACACATTCGAACAATTCGTCTGGCAATAGTTATTCACTGCTTTCTCAAATGGGTAGAATTAACTACTCTTACGATAGTCGTTACCTGTTCACCTTTACGGCACGTCGCGATGGTTATTCAGCATTTGGTGCAAACACTAGTAAGTATGGTTTATTCCCTTCAATGGCGCTTGGCTGGAACATCAGCAATGAAAACTTTATGAATAACGTACCAATAGTTGATAACTTAAAATTAAGATTATCTATTGGTCAATCTGGAAACCAAGCAATTGGTGTAAACCAAACAGCTTCTATCGCTAGCACAGTACAGCAACCATTTGGAGGTTCTGCACTAACAGGGGTTTTATATAATACATTGGGTAATGCCGACCTTAACTGGGAGACTACTACCTCTGCTAACCTTGCTTTAGATTTTGGACTTATCCAAAGTAGAATTAGTGGTACTGTTGAAGTTTACAAGACTAAAACAAAAGATATTTTGCTAGAAAGAAGCTTGCCAACCATTACTGGTTACGACGATGTTTGGGCAAATCTTGGTGAGATGCAAAACGTAGGTTTTGAGCTAACTCTTAAAACAGTAAACATAGAAAAACCAGATTTTGAATGGCAAACTAGCCTTAACTTCTCTACTTACAAAAATAAGCTATTAGACTTATACGGAGATGGACAAGATGATCTTGGTAATGCTTGGTTTATTGGTCAGCCTTTAAGAATTATATACGATTACGAAAAAACAGGCATTTGGCAAGAAGGTGAAGACATTGCCTCTTCCGACCCAGTAGCACAAGCTGGTGATCTAAAATTTAAAGATCAAGATGGAGATGGCCAGATCACTGCTGACGACAAAGTGGTAATTGGGCAAAGAGACCCTAAATGGATTGGAGGTTTAACTAATACATTTAGATACAAAAATTTTCACCTAAGTGTTTTTCTACAAGTGTCTCACGGTGGATTACGCAGTAATAGAGATTTAACTTATGCAGATGAAGCATGGAGAAGAAACCTACCAGAAGATTATGGATACTGGACACCTGAAAACCAAGATAACTATTGGCCTTCATTAGCAGCTTATAAAAACTATAGAGGCTACCAATTTGCAGAAGACTACAGTTATGTAAGAATTAAAGATGTGCGCTTAAGCTATGTATTTCCATCTACAGCATTGGAAAAAATGGGTATTGGAGGCTTAACTGTATACGCTGCGGGTAGAAACCTATATACTTTCACCGATTGGTTTGGTTGGGATCCTGAAATGTCTTACAGCTCTAGAGGTTCAGATGGCTGGACAAACAACTATCCATTGGTTAGAACCTTCTCATTAGGTCTTAATCTTTCACTTTAA
- a CDS encoding FecR family protein has protein sequence MEYKDYEIEDFLKDTLFIEWVKNPDHSPELDFFWDNWLENNPEKEDTILKAKDILLGISYNSYTPTKKETSEVLEKILKGIEHKKLENRNSSNWYSNITVRIAASIIFIVAAVYLFKNQEKYFQQEQTTQTEEIKYLSKYSPKGVKTLFKLPDGSTVKLNSESKLRIPEKFPAHERVVYLEGEAFFDIARDTTSPFTIYVGESIFTKVLGTSFNINAYPEKKEIKVALVTGKLEVHNIVEHTIEKPVLLSPNQMFTLKKATGKSITTAFDPIEVTAWKDGIIYFKNASFEEIIDKLERWYDVKFIIKHKPDKVKDFSGKYTGKTLADVLEGISFSSGFSFTIDHKSNTVTINK, from the coding sequence ATGGAATATAAAGACTACGAAATTGAAGATTTTTTAAAGGATACTCTATTTATAGAGTGGGTTAAAAATCCTGATCATTCCCCAGAATTAGACTTTTTCTGGGATAACTGGCTTGAAAACAATCCAGAAAAAGAAGATACCATTCTAAAAGCAAAAGACATTTTACTTGGTATTTCCTATAATTCTTATACCCCTACTAAAAAAGAGACTAGCGAAGTACTCGAAAAAATACTAAAAGGTATTGAACATAAAAAATTAGAAAACCGCAACTCCTCTAATTGGTACTCAAATATAACTGTTAGAATTGCCGCGTCTATCATTTTTATTGTAGCTGCTGTTTATCTCTTCAAGAATCAAGAAAAATACTTCCAACAAGAGCAAACCACTCAAACCGAAGAAATTAAATATTTATCTAAATACAGTCCCAAAGGAGTAAAAACTCTTTTTAAGTTACCTGATGGTTCAACAGTAAAACTCAATTCAGAAAGCAAGTTAAGAATTCCAGAAAAATTTCCTGCACACGAGCGGGTAGTTTATCTGGAAGGCGAAGCTTTTTTTGATATTGCTAGAGATACTACCAGCCCATTTACCATTTATGTAGGCGAATCGATCTTTACAAAAGTATTGGGTACTTCTTTTAACATAAATGCTTACCCTGAAAAAAAGGAAATAAAAGTAGCCTTGGTTACTGGCAAATTAGAAGTTCATAACATTGTGGAACACACGATAGAGAAGCCTGTGCTCCTTTCTCCTAACCAAATGTTTACTTTAAAAAAAGCAACTGGAAAAAGTATTACAACTGCATTTGATCCCATTGAGGTTACTGCCTGGAAAGATGGTATTATTTATTTTAAGAATGCCTCATTCGAAGAGATTATAGATAAACTAGAGCGCTGGTATGATGTAAAATTCATCATTAAACACAAACCAGATAAAGTAAAGGATTTTAGTGGGAAATACACAGGAAAAACTTTAGCAGACGTATTGGAAGGCATTAGTTTTTCATCGGGTTTTTCTTTTACAATAGATCATAAATCAAATACCGTAACCATAAATAAATAA
- a CDS encoding RNA polymerase sigma factor: MMRKLKVSYANFELTESFNHSINVLFENKTDKEIWEEFKKGNRKALIYIYQQYFPLLCNYGIQFTKDTDVIKDCIQELFIDLSSSKENLCETTSIKFYLYRSLRRRIAKVCNNSLLSFYGSNENDKTFQVQNSPEMQLISEETVSYNKSRLNTAINKLPKRQREAIYYFFYENFSYQEIALLMGMTKVKSARSLIYKAIESLRGSITFTDLALVVIILMALATFLLK; encoded by the coding sequence ATGATGAGAAAATTGAAAGTATCTTACGCTAATTTTGAATTAACAGAAAGTTTTAACCACTCTATTAATGTTTTATTTGAGAATAAAACGGATAAAGAGATTTGGGAAGAATTTAAGAAAGGCAATAGAAAGGCACTCATCTACATTTATCAGCAATACTTCCCATTACTTTGCAATTATGGTATACAGTTTACTAAAGATACCGATGTTATAAAAGATTGCATACAAGAGTTGTTTATTGATTTATCCAGCTCAAAAGAAAATCTTTGCGAAACAACTTCTATTAAATTTTACCTATATAGAAGTTTAAGAAGAAGGATTGCCAAGGTTTGTAACAATAGCCTGCTTTCTTTTTATGGAAGCAATGAAAACGACAAAACTTTTCAAGTGCAGAACAGTCCGGAGATGCAGCTAATTAGTGAAGAAACTGTTTCTTACAATAAATCCAGATTGAACACTGCCATTAATAAATTACCTAAAAGACAAAGAGAAGCGATATACTACTTTTTTTATGAAAACTTCTCCTATCAAGAAATCGCATTACTTATGGGGATGACTAAAGTAAAGTCTGCCCGCTCACTAATCTATAAGGCAATAGAATCGCTCAGAGGTAGTATCACTTTTACAGATCTTGCTTTGGTAGTAATTATACTTATGGCTCTAGCCACTTTTTTACTAAAATAG